The Microplitis demolitor isolate Queensland-Clemson2020A chromosome 9, iyMicDemo2.1a, whole genome shotgun sequence genomic sequence tcaactgacagaccgattttttttgtaagacaTTGCTATACTCAGGTACAGATTTAACTATCAAATCATATGATATTTTTGTCCTACAGTTGCTGATCAAAAAAGTACTACCGTGGGATTGACGAATTATAAGTGTCGAACTAAGAAAACATGCCACTTAATTTGTAGAAcaatatgattattaaatgttataaattttaagtaaccAACCAGAGAAAAATGAGCtggttaataatattttttttcatctaataaATACTACGTATTGAGAAGTAGAGGACACTGTGATAAAACCAGCTAATTTGTAGGATAAACGTTTAACTGAGTTCTATAATTGATAACTtcctcattaaaaaaaaaaatgtgttgttacaaataataattttaccattGCCCAAATGACATGATTGGCGCTTGCGCACTACATCATATGCCATTACCGAGAACCGTTGTAAGCAAAAAAATTGGGCGTCTTGTAGGAATGAAGCCGCTCGGAAAATATTAGCCtgttattaatcataaaaaaaatcatagaggGCTCCTAGACTATTGTGCTGTTCCTGGTTAGATATCTATTTTAGAGTTCTCATATTCTATACTTGACAACAATTCTGGCATGTGTATTCTTCCGTTATTTGACACAGTGACAAGTGCCTGTTCCGATGGTCATATAGTAGATGCTATATGACATTGTGACAACAATGgctaatatttttgttttcttgaattattaatttttacaatccaaaaatataaaatacgttCCAGGTAAtggcaaaaatttatttttgtattcaatAAATGCTCTTGAATATTCTACAAATAATGTAtttcggtaaattttttttttcagtatttatttactctGAATACCCTCTGGTTTGAGTATGTATTCACTCTAATCCCACTCTGGAAACATTCTGGAAACACTGTGGTACCAGATTGTATTCACCGTGGATCCATAACTGTGTCACTCTGTATCTACTCTGAATACTTTCCAAAAAAGCTTTGGATTTACTCCGTATCCGCTCTGAAAATACTCTGGGTTCACTCTCGAAAAACGGCACAAAACTGTTCTGGAAATACTCTGGAGCCCATATGGTTGCATCGTGTTACCAGAATATTTCCAGAGTGTATCCAGAATACTTTCAATACCGCAAGGGATGCATCTGAATACGATAGTACCCTTCTGTACAATAGAATGAGTCGCAATAAACAGCTCACGCTCCGGCCTTCTACTTTCAACCGTTCTCCTATGTAATTACAAATATGCGTGTAACTTAAAGAATATTCGCCgtattgacaaaaaattctCTGTGTGCGTACTCGAAAATGTGTACATTAcgaaaataaacttaaaaaaaaattcttttgaaaattttaactataGGTAAGATTTAACTCGGACAGTTAGTCTACGGGGCGTGGAAATTTTCTAGACATTCCGGGAAGGGGCATGTGAAAATGATGTTTAGCCAGATATGATTTGGTTTGACTAGATCTAGCCATATCgactcaaattcaaaaatgaatcagGTTTGACTCAATTTCATCTAAATCGATCGAAACAAATCTAAGCTATCAAATCGacatatataacaaaaaatataattttgacatGTCTATGAGTCAGAAGATTAATTAGAGAAATAATGCAATATTTGAGTCAATATCTGTAAGTATTTTTGAAGTACATACCTTCAGGGTGTGTTCGATGAGCAATACGTAGTGCTGCTGGGTGTGTATGAACTCCATCAGCAATGATaccgaaatgaattttttttgaggatgaaattttatcagatgTTAAAAGACCGACTAAACCAGGATCTCTATGATGAAACTAACCAaagataataattgttaatcacaaaattattataagtctTGTGAGTTAAAAAGCTGAAATCTGCTGAACTTACCGGTAGCATAGCATTGAAAAGATGTGTTATGAATGATGCTCCGTGTTTGACAGCATTTTCACCTTGCTTTAAATTTGCTACTGAATGAcctacatattttataattaaatactacGTACTATAttttggtcattttttttcttacctaCGGATACTTTTATGTTTCTGTCACACAGTTCTCTAATAACGTCGAAAGAATTATCGATTTCGGGTGCTAAAGTtacataagaaatattttcaagaTCTCCGTAAGCATCAATGACTGTTTGGAATCCCtaaataaatgttcaaatcatatagaaattaattaatggaattcACTAAATCAATGTAAATTACCTACATTATGGAACTGTTTAATGTATATTTCTTGATGTGCACCTTTTTTAGTAGGGCTAATGAATGGGCCTTCAACATGTACACCAAGAACAGTAGCACCATGTTTCCCACCTGgacgttttttaatttttggtagAATTTTACGATAAGTTTCATCAGATGATGTAACTAAAGTTGGACAAAATGATGTTACACCATgtgctaataaattttttgcaactTTATTAATTCCATCTTCAACATGATCAACATTGTATGAAAAATCAACTCCGAAGCCACCTGTTTTTGAAAACAAcccatttaataaaaatttatgctgAATACACCTAcacataataaacaataatttaccaTTTATTTGAAGGTCGATATATCCAGGAGAAATAATAGCGTTTTGACAGTCAATAACATTTTCGGCTTTAACTTTTTCAtcgtaaaaaagtttttccgGATCAACGATTACTCCGTTAAGTACCCacaaattatcataaattaattttccatttcttaataatttacaattatgaAATTGCTGCAAACCATTCATTTTGTCAACTGAAAACAATATACTTAAACTCAGAAAATATGTTACATTTTACATATTCTACTCTATCCTTTTTAATGAGTATTCAGCTATCAGGATTTCTTATGATAaagattttgataaaaaagaaatatggAACAGTAATGATGTGCatgaataaatatacatatgcatACATCCACACATACATTTGTGTATCTATACATGAAGAATCCCCCATTAAAAGaaacgaattaaaaatatttaaaaaagaaaattctaatactttttaatgctttttaaTCACCCTTCATATGAGCATTTAACATTGCATATCGATtagaatcgtttcttttagtTTGAgattccacaaaaaaaaaattctctgtaaaaaaattgcgtCAAATGAACCTTAAACGTTCATCTATTGTTATCTGTGGCATTGTTGTTTTTACAGACTGTAATCACAAAAAATGCCAAGTAACTAAGATgtgaaattggaaaaaaaatatttttttttgaatttgttgaaaataaacaaatagaaaagaaattatttaaacggaCTTcgtttgtataaataaaatcaatttttagaaaatataactcggccaaatagaaatttttaatgtgaatgcacaccaagtacgtaaaaatgtttttttttatttgtatattttcaaaaaattaaaaaaaaatttgtttttaatcttaaacaatcctgttgtttttttttcagtctttttttgtaaaaacattCATGTTATAGATAACACGGGACAAATGTTTTACGTGATAGTCTTGGGTAGTTTGCGAACGACCTAGGTCGGAAGAGCGCTCCTTTAGGTGAACTATGCGAACTAGTTCGTCGATGATCT encodes the following:
- the LOC103578248 gene encoding N-acetylglucosamine-6-phosphate deacetylase; this encodes MNGLQQFHNCKLLRNGKLIYDNLWVLNGVIVDPEKLFYDEKVKAENVIDCQNAIISPGYIDLQINGGFGVDFSYNVDHVEDGINKVAKNLLAHGVTSFCPTLVTSSDETYRKILPKIKKRPGGKHGATVLGVHVEGPFISPTKKGAHQEIYIKQFHNGFQTVIDAYGDLENISYVTLAPEIDNSFDVIRELCDRNIKVSVGHSVANLKQGENAVKHGASFITHLFNAMLPFHHRDPGLVGLLTSDKISSSKKIHFGIIADGVHTHPAALRIAHRTHPEGLVLVTDAISALGLQEGLHRLGQLDIEIKSGQAYIAKTDTLCGSIAAMSECVKFFKKATGCSIVEALEAATLHPARALGLQSHKGILNFKADADFLLLNDNLDVLSTWIAGECVYQNQTANVSRFA